One Vitis vinifera cultivar Pinot Noir 40024 chromosome 15, ASM3070453v1 genomic window, GAACAGAGAAAATGAAATTAGCACATGCACATTAGTGACAACCAAGCATATTACTCGATTAGTATGAATAATGGGTGTCAAAGCAGAAGAATCCAAACATATAAATTTGACATCATTTAAATACAACAatcattcttaaaataaatgttATGGACTAAGGAGTCAACCATTCCAATTGTGAATGTATGGTTCATCAACCATATACCCTGCCAatccaaatttaaaatcaaaacctaaaTTCTATGCTAAATAAgcatgattttaaaaacttgtGTATTGAGTTATAACTAGAAGTTTACAGAGCATATTCAAACAACACAGAATATTTGGTGCAAAGACCCATTAGGTCCATGGACACCAACCCTAACTTGTATCTGTTTTAAGAAACCTCAGGTAGTAATTATCAGACCTATTGGCGACAGACAGTCTGCtcttgcaaacaaaattaaggCTCAAAGCCGCAGAAATAGCGTACATACTACCTGCCAAGTAATTACTTCTCAGACTCCACGCGTGCAAGTAGTGCAACAGCCAAAATTACAACATGGTGGTGGTATAGGCTACAAAAAAATTCCTTATTTTGGTTGGCTATGTAAATTTCCTATGCTTTTCAAGTCTTAGTCAAGCCTGAAATAGCGCTTTTCTGTGCACTGTACTCAtacaatttttacaaaaaaaaatcagcatttattttatatcataaaatCAATGATCAAAATCTCTTAACAGGACCCAAAATGCATAAACAAAAGCATATAACTTGATCATGATGCAAGGTTATCTGTTTGgacaaaaatcattttgatcTTCCAGTACAAAATATTCAATCAACCAAAACAATGGACTTCCACTAGAGCGTAACTAACTAAAATGCATCACTTCTACAaggtaagaaaataaaattccagTTTACCTTTTAGCATTCCATGACCAATCATTTCAGGAAAAGAAAGCCAGGAAGATATGCTAAAAACATATTCACTGAAAAGATAAAATGACATCCTCAACGAGGTAAGATCATCGAAGATCAAGATATCCCTTCAAATGGTAAAGGGAGATCAGGTTATTCCTACCATGCCATCTTCTGATGACTAAAACAACCCCTCAAGACcttgaaaattgttcttcaaACATACGGTGTGaagagtgtgtgtgtgtgtgcacgcGTGCGTATGCATATTTGTGTTTGCGTGTCTGTGAGTGAAACTTTGAAATGAGAATCGCTCTTCAGTCTTACTGGTCTCACCTTGAAGAACACTCTTAGGGGAGAAGTCCAATCCTGGAGACACATTACTACCAACATTATTGTCGTTTCCATTGTTTCTGCTTCTGTTGATGTTGTCACTGGCACGGTTGCGACCATTTTCCTCATCCATGTTATCagttcttttccttttgctgtTGTTGTTGGAGGTGGTGGAAACAGCCATGTTCATAATGGTGGTAAAGTCTTTGCTGTCATTAGCATTGTCACTGCTTTCATTCTTGGTAATGGCTGCTAAGGCCAATGACGTAGTGTTGAAGTTTTTGTTGCCATTAAAGTAGTTCCTTTCTTTGTCGCTAATGGCAGCGGCAGTGGTAGCAGAGGTCTGTTTATTTCCACTAAAATTGGTCTCTCTTtgattattgttgttgttggtggtggtggtggtggtggcagTGTTATTGCCAGTGCTGGTATTATTGGAAGAGGGGGCCATGAGTTGAAGACTTAGGGGGACTGCAATGGTGAGATCGGTTTTTGAATTCTCGGACTCCATACTCGAATTGAAGGTTGGTCTTGTAACATGAGAAGCAATTGCAGGAGCTTCCACAGGCTTTCTTGAACGCTGGCGGCCACGGTGCATGTGCCGCTCACAGTACTTCTGGTCTGGAACCACATCCTTACTGCACCTCCATTTCTTCCCATCTGTTCTCCTACACCTTCCTGGTTCAGGATCCATGACGTTCCTATAATCAAATCCCTGAGGACTGAAACCTATGACTGAATAGAAAAGGGAAGGCAAATCAAATTTCTGAACCAATTCAGTAGAATCAAACTGGAATCAATCTAttgatgtaaaaaataaaataaaataaaataaaactcatCTTAAATTTAAAGACTTACAAATGTAATCTGATCCCAAAAGCAGAACCCAGGAAAAAGAATATCAAATAAATCCAGAGTAACAAAGCTTAGTCATCCTACTTGGCTAAAACCCTTCTCAAATTCCAAGAGTCATGAACATAaacccatttttcaaaatacaaaaccacaacaaattttctcaaataaatGCACAGAAGCAGAcacaaataaaactaattaGTATAAAATCATCTCAAAACACAAAATTAGATATCATGGCTTCTCAGATAAATTCCCAGAAAAAAAATCGAACTCAATCTAATAAACATAAATCAATATCAAATTTCaacccaaaaacccaaaaacaacaaaaaagacGCGACCCTAACCGGCTAAaatcattctttaaaaaaaaataagccAGAAGACTTACAAAAACCTCGCAATTTGACTTACAACTTGGATATTGCTTATAAATCCCACCGTCAGTGGACCCAAAAGAGCTTGCCACACTCTTCCAAATTGGAAGAACAAGATGAACAGGAACAGGGAGACCAGCTACCATGTACTTCGAAATGAGAGATTGCTGCTCAAGCTCACGCAACTGTGCAGGCGTGAACCCAGACTTTCCTTGCTTGATCACAGTGCTCTGCCCAGACCCAACACCAATCCCAAGACCAAGCTTAATCGATGGTGATGCCGTGTCCCAGCTCGTCCCTGCAAAcccgccaaaaaaaaaaaaaaatcaaatcaaatcaaatcaaacgaACGAATACTCACAAACAATCAAGACCCACGGAGAGCCAAAATAGAGAACCCGAGTCTCCAGAAGCAATACACCGAAGCGGTTGTGCCTCCATTCTCGCATGGGTCTCAGGAACAGACTAAAAACCAAAGCTACTGTCGTTTTATAGAAAGATAGTATGcgtttgagagagagagagagtgggttGCAGCTGCAGAAACATCAAAAACAGATCTGAAACcactgagagagagagagaacgaGGGGAACTATAAAGAAGGAGAGAGTGACAAGCGAAATGAAACTGATATTgcaaaagtgtttttcaaaagtgtttttgaaaagcaaaaaaacaaaaaacacactCAAATGAGACTGGTCATTTCTAGAGCGAGAAAACAGTCTAGGCAGAGATTAAAGTGTGTGATGTCGGACCTCTCTGACACGCCCCTCAGCCTTTTCGGCAGTCTCGGCAGGCGAAATTCAGATGAAATGCGTGCTCCCCTCTTTCACTTTCCTCCCCTCTGCTCATCCGTGGCTCACACGGCGCTCTGAGGTGGCGAGTGGCACTTGTTCTTCACGCGTCTTGTCAGTGTGCTTGTCTGGCATGATCTGACACGTCACCCCCTTCAGTTACGTGGGCCCCGATTATCTACCATGCATTAGGTGGAGCCCTGTTTCGGACTGCCACTGACAGGTGCGCTACTGTTGCGTCAGAAAAGTGTCTGCTTCTGACCCCCTGTTTAACGCTTCTCTCTGACGGGTTGGGCCGAAGATGAACCCAAGCCCAAGCCTAAAACCGTGCTGGGGTTCAGTTGGGCAATGCTTCCTTCGAGCCCCGGCCCAAACTTTCCACACAAGACCAGCCGACTTGTGCTGAACCTGAAAATCAGCCCATTTTTAACGTTGTTTACAATAGTGCACGTGTAAAGACAGAAATagcccaaaaagaaaagaaaatgagtcCAAAAGACTTGCACTATAAGActaatgagatatgttatgtaatttttatatatgcTCTGAAAACATATTGCCATGCCACGTCAGATTTCAAAGCTACACTAAGAAGGTAAGAGAGCTGATGGTCAATGAATATGAAAACTTGTCTCTTTAACTTCCAAGTTAACATGCTCTTACTATTATCCTCATGTTCCAGTTTTGTAACAAGTCAGCAAGTGATGATCTATCTGGCTTTGGTCCAGCCGAGCATTCGAGCTCAATGAGCTGTAATTCTATAAGCCAGCTAAGTCCCATCATCTTTCAAaggtgaaaataatttataaactgAATAAgttatttaattgatttgtcCACAAAGACACAGGCAAGATTAATAATTCCTCTATAAATTTAAGAAGCATATGGGCGGTTGACGAATCTAGGACAACTCATGTTGAAATATTATTCTCGGTGTATAGCAGGCCTCAAATCTAGAGCCCAATTCTATTCATTCTAATCCTGCAGAATTGGGCCTACTTTAATTAGGCCCAAAAGGCAAAAGTCAAAGCACCAGGTCAAAGACTCAAAGGCAGCAAAACAATCATCGTATTCTGTAAGCACGAAGTTACATAAACCAGGGTTGGTTTGAGCCTGGACGCATGAGTTAACAACCGTTATTAAACCCAAGTAACCGTTACTTGAAAATCAAGCCGTTAAGttgtaaaaaaacataaaaaggtgAGGGGCATCATCGTAATTTAACGTAAAAGGAATGGTGTATGCCAATGCCAGAGTGCCACTGAGTCACCTACCTTTAGATTTCCAGCTGTGACAAAAAAATGCTGCTTCTCACATGGCCCCTCCAACCGCTAACTATGGTTAACTTTACTCCACTGCTGTAACCATAGTTACCCCCAAATCTCTCTTTTAACTCCTATGTCCTTCTCCCATTTCTTCACTCTCTCTCCCTCACCCACAGCTCTGCCAAGTTGCTAACGTCCACCATGGGTGCATTACACCTCCTCGTCTTGGCTCTCTCCACGCTCGCCGTTTCCGTCAGAGCTCACAATATTACCGATATGCTCTCTCCCTTCCCGGAGTACAGCCTCTACAACAGCTACCTCAGCCAAACTAAGCTTGCCGACGAGATCAACAGTCGCCAAACACTCACCTGCCTTGTCCTCAACAATGCCGCTATGTCTGCGCTGGCCGGGAAACACCCCCTCTCCGTCATCAAAAAGGCTCTCATGCTCCTCGTGGTTTTGGACTACTACGACGGCAAAAAGCTCCACGAAATCTCCGATGGCACCACTCTTTCCACCACTCTCTACCAAACCACCGGTAATGCTCCTGGTAATCTTGGTTTTGTAAACATTACAGATCTGAAAGGTGGCAAGGTCGGTTTCGGCTCGGCGGCTCCCGGCTCCAAGCTTGACTCGAGTTACACGAAGAGTGTTAAGCAGATCCCGTACAATATCTCGGTTCTTGAGATCAGCGCGCCGATCATTGCGCCGGGGCTTCTGACGGCTCCGGCTCCGTCGGCTTCTGATGTGAACATTACGGGTTTGCTTGAGAAAGCTGGATGCAAGACGTTTGCGTCGTTGCTTGTGTCGACTGGTGTGATCAAGATCTATGAGTCAGCGGTGGAGAAAGGTTTAACTGTTTTCGCGCCTAATGATGAGGCTTTCAAAGCTGATGGTGTGCCTGATCTGACCAAGCTCACCAATGCTGAGCTGGTGACGCTTTTGCAGTATCATGCTGTCGCTGCATACAGTCCGATAGGGTCGTTGAAGACTAGCAAAGATCCGATCAGCACGCTTGCAACTAGCGGCGCAGGGAAGTACGATCTGACAGTGTCCACCGCCGGAGATTCCGTTACCCTGAAGACCGGCGTGGACTCGTCCAGAGTAGCCGACACCGTGCTTGACGCTACGCCACTCTGCCTCTTCACCGTTGACAACTTACTCCTCCCGACCGAGTTGTTCGGAAAATCTCCATCTCCGGCACCTGCACCGGAACCAGTGTCATCCCCCTCCCCAACTCCAGCGGTCTCTCCAAGCCCGTCACCAGCTGCCGAAGCACCTACACCCGTCTCCTCCCCTCCAGCTCCACCGATGGAGTCGCCGGAAGGCTCTCCGTCAGATGCCCCTGCTGAATCAGAAAACAGCACGACGGACAAATCGGCCGTCGACGTCACCGCTCCGGCAGTGTTGAAACTACTCGCCACGGTCATTTTCACGGTTCTGTTGTCCTGAATAGTAATTTCCTTGGattgttaatttatttcactttatttttccacggttttccctttttcttacTTTCAGCTTGGGTAGagagttttttgttcttttgtttttaatttattttcaacaatATTTATGGTTGGGGTGGGGTGCAGCGATGAAGCTGCGCATTTTAGCAGCACAGGGCAGTGGAAATGATAGTGAGGACAGTGGACACAGGGGTTGTTGATTGTATTTGTTCAGCTTTTTTTCTATGAGAAACATGTTGTTATTATCGGGTGTTTCGCACTGTATTAttttaatccaaaattttcttggATATAGCCATGATGGGTGGAAACCAAGGGCGTGGATTGCAGGATCTGACAGGAGCCATGTGATGGCATGTGGACCACCGTTTTCCCCACTCGCATTCAGTGGCAGCCATCTATGGATTAAACAGCGTTCATTTTCTCCGCGTAGCCACTTATTTTGGCCAGTGATAATggcttcttctttcttttaaaaaaaaaaattgtcggTGAGGACAGAGAATGCCCAAAGATTCTTGTCTTTAAAATGTGGTGTTATGcttataaatagaaattaaaaccaTGAATGGTCTAGATTGGAGGAGACCTCCAAATCATGTATTAACGAGAAGTCACTGGAACCTTCCCGAACAAAAGACCTCAAT contains:
- the LOC100242152 gene encoding growth-regulating factor 3 isoform X2, translated to MEAQPLRWTSWDTASPSIKLGLGIGVGSGQSTVIKQGKSGFTPAQLRELEQQSLISKYMVAGLPVPVHLVLPIWKSVASSFGSTDGGIYKQYPSFIGFSPQGFDYRNVMDPEPGRCRRTDGKKWRCSKDVVPDQKYCERHMHRGRQRSRKPVEAPAIASHVTRPTFNSSMESENSKTDLTIAVPLSLQLMAPSSNNTSTGNNTATTTTTTNNNNNQRETNFSGNKQTSATTAAAISDKERNYFNGNKNFNTTSLALAAITKNESSDNANDSKDFTTIMNMAVSTTSNNNSKRKRTDNMDEENGRNRASDNINRSRNNGNDNNVGSNVSPGLDFSPKSVLQVMGCSSSCFDYRNYAEPEPGRCRRTDGKKWRCSRDVVPDQKYCVRHMHRGAKKHVGVSQSVAVSAAIHSNCRPPTIPNKTRISINLNTNLSISIPANPQTISHDGESPTASSSSETTITN
- the LOC100242152 gene encoding growth-regulating factor 3 isoform X1; amino-acid sequence: MEAQPLRCIASGDSGTSWDTASPSIKLGLGIGVGSGQSTVIKQGKSGFTPAQLRELEQQSLISKYMVAGLPVPVHLVLPIWKSVASSFGSTDGGIYKQYPSFIGFSPQGFDYRNVMDPEPGRCRRTDGKKWRCSKDVVPDQKYCERHMHRGRQRSRKPVEAPAIASHVTRPTFNSSMESENSKTDLTIAVPLSLQLMAPSSNNTSTGNNTATTTTTTNNNNNQRETNFSGNKQTSATTAAAISDKERNYFNGNKNFNTTSLALAAITKNESSDNANDSKDFTTIMNMAVSTTSNNNSKRKRTDNMDEENGRNRASDNINRSRNNGNDNNVGSNVSPGLDFSPKSVLQVMGCSSSCFDYRNYAEPEPGRCRRTDGKKWRCSRDVVPDQKYCVRHMHRGAKKHVGVSQSVAVSAAIHSNCRPPTIPNKTRISINLNTNLSISIPANPQTISHDGESPTASSSSETTITN
- the LOC100242152 gene encoding growth-regulating factor 3 isoform X3; the protein is MVAGLPVPVHLVLPIWKSVASSFGSTDGGIYKQYPSFIGFSPQGFDYRNVMDPEPGRCRRTDGKKWRCSKDVVPDQKYCERHMHRGRQRSRKPVEAPAIASHVTRPTFNSSMESENSKTDLTIAVPLSLQLMAPSSNNTSTGNNTATTTTTTNNNNNQRETNFSGNKQTSATTAAAISDKERNYFNGNKNFNTTSLALAAITKNESSDNANDSKDFTTIMNMAVSTTSNNNSKRKRTDNMDEENGRNRASDNINRSRNNGNDNNVGSNVSPGLDFSPKSVLQVMGCSSSCFDYRNYAEPEPGRCRRTDGKKWRCSRDVVPDQKYCVRHMHRGAKKHVGVSQSVAVSAAIHSNCRPPTIPNKTRISINLNTNLSISIPANPQTISHDGESPTASSSSETTITN
- the LOC100243647 gene encoding fasciclin-like arabinogalactan protein 10, encoding MGALHLLVLALSTLAVSVRAHNITDMLSPFPEYSLYNSYLSQTKLADEINSRQTLTCLVLNNAAMSALAGKHPLSVIKKALMLLVVLDYYDGKKLHEISDGTTLSTTLYQTTGNAPGNLGFVNITDLKGGKVGFGSAAPGSKLDSSYTKSVKQIPYNISVLEISAPIIAPGLLTAPAPSASDVNITGLLEKAGCKTFASLLVSTGVIKIYESAVEKGLTVFAPNDEAFKADGVPDLTKLTNAELVTLLQYHAVAAYSPIGSLKTSKDPISTLATSGAGKYDLTVSTAGDSVTLKTGVDSSRVADTVLDATPLCLFTVDNLLLPTELFGKSPSPAPAPEPVSSPSPTPAVSPSPSPAAEAPTPVSSPPAPPMESPEGSPSDAPAESENSTTDKSAVDVTAPAVLKLLATVIFTVLLS